TTCTAGGTATTGTCGATTTTGGAAAATCAACCTACAGAAGCCCGAAATCGTTTCTGACGTGTGAACAAAGGGTTGGGAGATCCAACCCCTACGAAGAACCGTGTGTCTGTGCACACCTACCGATTATCTATAGTAAATTCTAAAAATAAATAGACATTTTCGCCCACCGGTAGGTGCGGCATCCTAACCGCACCGGTTTTGAGTGTCTCATTAATTCTAAGGTCCACTATAAATAGGGGTTACGGCATACGGAGTATGCCTATACTTTGTGGCAACTCGGGTTAAGATACCGGAAGTTTGTGGATTAACAGTTGACCTAGGAGAATCGTTGTGATAACAACAGAGCAGATTGCCCACTTCCATACGTTCGGCTTTTTAGCGTTGAAACAAGCTTTCTCTTCCAACGAGATGACGGAGATTAGCCGAGTTTTCGACGACCTGCTTGAGGAAGCCCGGCAGGGGCAGCCTTCCCTAGACGAGAAGCAGCAGTCAAGATACCATCGGCTACAGTCGATCTATGGGATCGCCGAGAGACATCCGTTACTGACAGAACTTGTGGCGGATGATCGAATTTACGAGACGGTCTGTCAGTTGTTGGGAGACGGTTGCCGCTGGCTCTGCTCTGAGGGACACCATTATCTTGGAGATACGAAATGGCATCCGGATGGCGGCAGCACCCAAGACTATTTTTTTATAAAGGTTTCATTGTATCTGGATCCGCTTACGAAAGATACCGGCTGCTTGCGCGTGATCCCCGGTTCGCAGCGGTCGCCGTTGCACGATGACCTCAAAAGATTGGAAGACCGTGAGGGACCTCCAGATCGCCCAACGCCGCAGATTGACCTCCCTGGACCCGAGGTGCCGGCCTTTCCGCTCGA
The Candidatus Poribacteria bacterium DNA segment above includes these coding regions:
- a CDS encoding phytanoyl-CoA dioxygenase family protein, translated to MITTEQIAHFHTFGFLALKQAFSSNEMTEISRVFDDLLEEARQGQPSLDEKQQSRYHRLQSIYGIAERHPLLTELVADDRIYETVCQLLGDGCRWLCSEGHHYLGDTKWHPDGGSTQDYFFIKVSLYLDPLTKDTGCLRVIPGSQRSPLHDDLKRLEDREGPPDRPTPQIDLPGPEVPAFPLESKPGDILFLNMNLWHASFGGKPGRRHLALNFTPEPTLPEHIALLKKDYQGVLNLMERVQHGPPRRVFSDAFLQSDNQRIQRLVSTWVELGLK